A region from the Lentimonas sp. CC4 genome encodes:
- a CDS encoding TetR/AcrR family transcriptional regulator — translation MSNLPPRELILAKAGELFHLRGYGAVTIEEIIAATGLSNAAFHQNYSSKEKLGCAWLDRLTRGMSMMQRSFLDKLGDRDRRLRKYFFSMRSWIEANGFRSCQFANTAASISAADEDLMHSIDQFKRAQHKFFVEVAKTLVDERDAQRIGTAIFLLYSGAMTEAQNLKATWPLEDALACAEDLCGIKR, via the coding sequence ATGTCGAACTTACCGCCACGCGAACTCATTTTGGCCAAAGCTGGAGAACTTTTTCACCTCCGTGGTTATGGAGCAGTCACTATCGAGGAGATCATTGCAGCGACAGGCTTGTCGAATGCAGCATTTCACCAAAACTACAGTTCTAAGGAGAAATTGGGCTGTGCATGGCTTGATCGTTTAACGAGAGGTATGTCCATGATGCAGCGAAGCTTTTTGGATAAGCTGGGAGATCGTGATCGTCGCTTGCGTAAGTATTTCTTTTCGATGCGTAGTTGGATCGAGGCGAATGGATTTCGTTCCTGTCAATTTGCCAACACTGCGGCGAGTATCAGTGCCGCTGACGAAGATCTGATGCATTCGATCGACCAATTCAAGCGCGCTCAGCACAAGTTTTTCGTAGAAGTGGCTAAGACACTAGTTGATGAGCGAGATGCGCAACGCATCGGAACTGCTATTTTCCTCCTTTATTCGGGGGCAATGACCGAAGCGCAAAATCTGAAGGCAACGTGGCCGCTCGAAGATGCTCTGGCCTGTGCCGAGGATTTATGTGGCATTAAGCGCTAG
- the miaB gene encoding tRNA (N6-isopentenyl adenosine(37)-C2)-methylthiotransferase MiaB, with protein sequence MNRVYIKTYGCQMNERDSEAVAAMLRAKGYALVDNELEADVVLLNTCSVRDQAEQKAIGKAGHLAKRKRKNPNFIIGVMGCMAQNRGGALLDSLPDLDLIIGTQKFHRVPDHLTNMIATLQGQGPRPTSIVDLEEEADSQNTIKSHSSDTRQVTAFVSIMQGCNMKCSYCIVPKTRGVERGRPMDEIIDEVKKLAANGTREVTLLGQIVNQYGIREFPFVDKKSPFVQLLEKVHEIEGIDRIRFTSPHPVGFKQDLIDCYGRLPKLVEYIHFPMQSGSNRILKAMRRPYTIEKFHDIITKLRAVRPDMYISTDIIVGFPGETEEDFELTRQHFEEVGFDMAYLFKYSVRPGTTAEPLGDPITKEQKEERNQILLESLRKSSLARNESLVGKVEDVLFEGPAKKGENMFQGRTPGNRLVLVRASARLVGQIVPVRFTRVTASTLFGELVLEGVEEEAIGSVTTEV encoded by the coding sequence ATGAATCGGGTCTATATCAAAACCTACGGGTGCCAAATGAACGAACGAGATTCCGAAGCGGTTGCTGCCATGCTTCGGGCTAAAGGCTATGCGCTCGTCGATAACGAGCTAGAGGCCGATGTCGTTCTCCTCAACACTTGTAGCGTGCGTGACCAAGCCGAGCAGAAAGCTATCGGCAAAGCGGGCCACCTCGCTAAACGTAAGCGGAAAAATCCCAATTTCATCATCGGAGTGATGGGCTGCATGGCTCAAAATCGTGGCGGCGCACTGCTAGATAGCCTCCCCGACCTTGACCTCATCATCGGCACCCAAAAATTTCACCGCGTCCCAGATCATTTAACCAATATGATCGCGACACTACAGGGGCAGGGGCCGCGTCCCACTTCAATCGTTGATCTGGAAGAAGAGGCTGACTCTCAGAATACAATTAAGTCACATAGTAGTGACACACGTCAAGTGACTGCCTTTGTCAGCATCATGCAAGGCTGCAACATGAAGTGCTCCTACTGCATCGTGCCTAAAACACGTGGCGTTGAGCGCGGGCGCCCAATGGACGAGATTATTGATGAGGTCAAAAAACTAGCTGCCAATGGCACCAGAGAAGTCACATTGCTGGGTCAGATCGTCAATCAATACGGCATTCGCGAGTTTCCATTCGTCGATAAAAAAAGCCCCTTCGTGCAACTGCTTGAAAAGGTGCATGAAATCGAAGGCATTGACCGTATTCGCTTTACCAGCCCACACCCAGTCGGTTTTAAGCAAGACTTGATCGACTGCTACGGGCGCCTTCCGAAACTCGTTGAATACATCCACTTCCCAATGCAAAGCGGCAGTAATCGCATTCTCAAAGCGATGCGCCGCCCCTATACGATTGAGAAGTTTCACGACATTATTACCAAACTGCGCGCCGTGCGGCCTGACATGTATATTTCGACCGATATCATCGTCGGTTTTCCGGGTGAGACTGAGGAAGATTTCGAGCTCACACGTCAGCATTTCGAAGAAGTCGGCTTTGATATGGCGTATCTTTTCAAATACAGCGTGCGCCCTGGCACAACAGCTGAGCCACTTGGCGACCCGATCACCAAAGAGCAAAAAGAAGAGCGTAATCAGATCTTACTGGAAAGCTTACGTAAAAGTTCCTTAGCTCGAAACGAATCACTTGTAGGTAAAGTCGAAGATGTGCTGTTTGAAGGCCCAGCTAAAAAAGGTGAAAACATGTTCCAAGGGCGAACTCCCGGAAATCGCCTAGTATTGGTCAGGGCCAGCGCACGTCTAGTCGGTCAAATCGTGCCCGTCCGCTTCACACGCGTCACCGCAAGCACACTATTTGGTGAGCTTGTGCTAGAAGGCGTAGAAGAGGAAGCAATTGGATCAGTAACTACTGAAGTTTAA
- the hspQ gene encoding heat shock protein HspQ, which yields MLIRITDFEGGGATSVDFPLGVVVKHKLYHYRGVVVAHDMQCVAGDKWYQANKTQPSRDQPWYHVLVHETGGLSTYVAQSNLEPDFSGDPINHPRLGSYFTEFKDGSYVSHKANTGDCSA from the coding sequence ATGTTAATCAGAATTACTGACTTTGAGGGTGGTGGCGCAACTAGCGTTGATTTTCCGCTCGGTGTAGTCGTGAAACACAAGCTCTACCACTATCGAGGAGTGGTTGTGGCGCACGATATGCAATGCGTTGCGGGTGATAAATGGTATCAGGCAAACAAGACCCAGCCATCACGTGATCAACCATGGTATCATGTGTTGGTGCATGAGACCGGTGGACTCAGCACGTATGTTGCCCAATCCAATTTAGAGCCCGATTTCAGTGGCGACCCAATTAATCATCCCCGTCTCGGCAGCTATTTCACAGAGTTCAAGGATGGCTCTTATGTGAGTCACAAGGCCAATACTGGCGATTGCTCTGCTTAA
- the ispH gene encoding 4-hydroxy-3-methylbut-2-enyl diphosphate reductase has protein sequence MSLDQLDEKIEAGEIRPSPVLIEALKAIEPHLVRIPYLDFSETEYIYRFRNAKERNSGVYVDQQSEALYQSELCRAIKAARRTKEKKSGAPAILDFGAVSYVIPSHFGFCLGVQNAIERAYETVASNPTKRVFMLSELIHNPFVNEDLLARGLRYLQSDKGLSICEDGSLTADRNDPKALWNQLTGEDIVIIPAFGATNEDKVRLLRRGLSIRENDATCMLVEKVWKAARRYAEDGYTVIIHGKSEHEETKATFSNSSSYGPALMIRNMAHAELLTKVIQAEGAEKTRLFEESFKGLYSKGFNPGVDLEKLAVVNQTTLLRNETLSIIEFLRAFMVQRYGEAQVAEHLWSKGKGDTLCYATQVNQDALQKAVEESIDAALVVGGKNSSNTFQLYRVCEQRFGENAHYIQSEANIRSAESIEHYIFPYQLTETPQVSDVVRPFLDSTTSPKRILLTGGASCPDGVIQQVIHKINSFFPEESIRSIESILEAFEAES, from the coding sequence ATGAGCTTAGATCAACTCGATGAAAAAATTGAGGCAGGCGAAATACGACCATCACCTGTATTGATTGAGGCCTTGAAAGCAATTGAACCGCATTTGGTGCGTATTCCATATCTCGATTTCAGTGAGACCGAATACATTTATCGATTCCGCAATGCGAAGGAGCGCAATAGTGGTGTCTATGTCGATCAACAGTCAGAAGCTTTGTATCAAAGCGAACTGTGTCGCGCAATTAAGGCCGCGCGTCGCACAAAGGAGAAAAAATCTGGTGCCCCAGCGATATTGGATTTTGGAGCCGTAAGTTATGTGATTCCAAGTCACTTTGGGTTTTGTCTCGGTGTGCAGAATGCAATTGAGCGCGCCTACGAGACGGTGGCTTCGAATCCGACTAAACGCGTGTTTATGCTCAGTGAGCTGATTCATAATCCTTTTGTGAATGAAGATTTGTTAGCCCGCGGACTTCGTTACTTGCAGAGTGATAAAGGTTTATCGATATGCGAAGATGGTAGTTTAACCGCTGATCGAAATGATCCAAAGGCACTGTGGAATCAATTAACCGGCGAAGATATTGTCATCATCCCCGCATTTGGAGCGACGAATGAGGATAAAGTGCGCTTATTGCGTCGTGGCCTCAGTATACGCGAAAATGATGCGACTTGTATGTTGGTTGAAAAGGTCTGGAAGGCCGCTCGGCGTTATGCTGAAGATGGGTATACGGTCATCATTCATGGTAAGTCAGAGCACGAAGAGACAAAGGCGACGTTTTCGAATAGTTCGAGCTATGGACCAGCCTTAATGATTCGTAATATGGCGCATGCTGAGCTTTTGACTAAAGTGATTCAGGCAGAAGGTGCTGAGAAAACACGTTTATTTGAAGAATCCTTCAAAGGCTTATACTCTAAGGGCTTTAATCCAGGAGTCGATCTTGAGAAGTTAGCGGTGGTGAATCAGACGACTCTACTACGCAATGAGACGCTGAGTATTATTGAATTTTTGCGTGCTTTCATGGTTCAACGCTATGGCGAAGCACAAGTGGCTGAGCACTTATGGTCCAAAGGCAAGGGTGATACCCTCTGCTATGCGACTCAGGTGAATCAGGATGCACTGCAAAAAGCTGTGGAAGAGTCGATCGATGCTGCACTCGTTGTGGGGGGTAAAAACAGCTCTAACACTTTTCAACTCTATCGCGTATGCGAACAACGTTTCGGTGAGAACGCGCATTATATTCAGTCGGAGGCTAACATACGCTCTGCTGAATCAATTGAGCATTATATCTTTCCATACCAATTGACTGAAACGCCACAAGTCAGTGATGTCGTGCGTCCTTTCCTCGACTCTACAACATCTCCAAAGCGTATTCTACTGACAGGCGGTGCCTCGTGTCCGGATGGAGTGATTCAACAGGTGATCCATAAGATTAATAGCTTTTTTCCAGAAGAATCGATTCGTTCGATTGAATCAATTCTCGAAGCATTTGAGGCTGAGAGTTGA
- a CDS encoding OsmC family protein — MVKVKINYEGGLRCELEHELSGKTFQTDAPVDNNGKGESFSPTDLCASALGSCIATIVGMQMESLGLDLSGMRIEVQKEMSESLPRRIAKLTTDVWLPIELDDDQQWKVQLAAKNCPVHHSLNPEIEKPINFHWK, encoded by the coding sequence ATGGTTAAAGTAAAAATTAATTACGAAGGCGGGCTACGCTGCGAGCTCGAACATGAACTATCAGGTAAGACGTTTCAAACGGATGCGCCGGTGGATAATAATGGCAAAGGTGAGAGTTTCTCACCAACGGATCTGTGTGCATCGGCGCTTGGCTCGTGCATCGCCACCATCGTAGGGATGCAGATGGAAAGCTTGGGACTGGATTTGTCTGGTATGCGTATCGAAGTGCAGAAAGAGATGTCAGAAAGTCTGCCACGCCGTATTGCTAAATTAACGACCGATGTATGGCTACCGATTGAGCTGGATGATGATCAACAATGGAAAGTTCAGCTAGCGGCCAAGAATTGCCCTGTGCATCACAGTCTGAATCCAGAGATCGAAAAACCGATTAATTTCCATTGGAAATAG
- a CDS encoding cytotoxic translational repressor of toxin-antitoxin stability system: MFQVNFSEQSMHELNQLDTRSQMLLVEVVSSLTQDQLDHPNDELGRFQRNGKTYYRVRAGEFRIYFEQDKDGLFAHYILHKNTLSDFIFRFKLPVNEEFMAEQHDSFWKYLETIRHKEDETE, encoded by the coding sequence ATGTTTCAGGTCAATTTCAGCGAACAAAGCATGCACGAGCTCAACCAGCTCGACACTCGCTCACAGATGCTCCTCGTAGAGGTCGTCAGTAGCCTTACTCAGGATCAGCTCGATCATCCGAATGATGAACTGGGGCGCTTTCAGCGTAATGGTAAAACATACTATCGTGTGCGCGCTGGTGAGTTTCGCATCTACTTTGAACAGGATAAAGATGGTCTATTCGCACACTATATTCTGCATAAAAACACTTTGTCCGACTTCATATTTCGATTCAAACTCCCTGTGAATGAAGAGTTTATGGCCGAACAACACGATTCCTTTTGGAAGTATCTAGAAACAATTCGTCACAAAGAGGACGAAACTGAATAA
- the pssA gene encoding CDP-diacylglycerol--serine O-phosphatidyltransferase — protein MSEPAQKPPHQYADSGEASHIYLLPNSLTAGNLFFGFLAIMRCIEANFATDPTIVNAHFTQAVWFIFFGVVCDAFDGRVARMGGRESLFGIEFDSIADVISFGVAPAMMMIFLILKPTEQYEGVLPVSQLIGFIYLLCAAVRLARFNVLTHPMLAPAERLKGTKDFLGLPVPAAAGMVASLVLVYTSFEKHGYEMHGFELVMPPLMLAIAFLMISNIPYPSFKEVDWQTSTRVRTFILLILCLGIAFIFKELFFAILAFTYISYGPIRYLFRLYRARKRLNRTKQAHGE, from the coding sequence ATGTCTGAACCTGCACAAAAGCCACCCCATCAGTATGCCGACTCAGGTGAGGCGAGCCATATTTATCTCCTCCCAAATAGCTTAACAGCTGGAAATCTATTCTTTGGATTTTTAGCCATTATGCGCTGCATCGAGGCGAACTTCGCGACTGATCCCACGATCGTAAACGCGCATTTCACTCAAGCAGTCTGGTTCATCTTCTTTGGCGTCGTCTGTGATGCCTTTGATGGCCGTGTCGCACGTATGGGCGGGCGTGAATCGCTCTTCGGCATCGAATTTGATTCGATTGCGGATGTTATCTCATTTGGTGTCGCACCAGCGATGATGATGATCTTCCTGATCCTCAAGCCAACTGAGCAATATGAAGGCGTGCTGCCAGTCAGCCAACTGATCGGCTTCATTTACCTACTCTGCGCAGCTGTGCGCTTGGCACGGTTCAACGTATTGACGCACCCGATGCTTGCTCCTGCGGAACGTTTAAAAGGCACCAAGGACTTTCTCGGTCTACCCGTGCCCGCGGCAGCTGGTATGGTTGCCTCGCTCGTATTAGTTTACACAAGCTTTGAGAAACATGGTTATGAGATGCATGGTTTCGAGTTAGTCATGCCTCCATTGATGTTGGCCATCGCTTTTCTTATGATCAGCAACATCCCGTATCCAAGCTTCAAAGAGGTCGATTGGCAGACTAGCACACGTGTGCGCACCTTTATTCTACTCATACTTTGCCTTGGTATTGCCTTCATCTTTAAGGAGCTGTTCTTCGCCATCCTAGCTTTTACCTACATCAGTTACGGACCTATTCGCTACCTGTTCCGCCTATACCGCGCTAGAAAGCGCTTAAACCGCACTAAACAAGCGCATGGTGAATAA
- the dnaN gene encoding DNA polymerase III subunit beta, giving the protein MKFKINQDHFSNGLQQVLNVVGSRATMPILSNVLIEAEEGHISLTTTNLDLGIRCRIKADVSEPGGITLPVRKLATIIRELPQNEVFIETGDNNQAKITSGGSLFKIMGISTEEFPPLPSFENRHVFELSQAEIVSMLKSVSYGQSNDENRYILNGVYFNFADEKLTLVATDGRRLALTALDTEISEDNAGSLILPAKTVAELERLMGKGEKVKIAFNDRQAAFEIGIDDAGDTGLVDHLYLVSKIVEGNYPNYRQVIPKETEHRVKIERELMLECVHRAALVTSDKSNSVKLKVSKNLLEISGSSSEYGESHESMAIAYDGPEVQVAFNPQFLMEPLKALTKDEVFFEFKDELSPGLFKTLDNFICVIMPLRLN; this is encoded by the coding sequence ATGAAGTTCAAGATCAACCAGGATCACTTTAGCAACGGCCTACAACAAGTTCTCAATGTTGTAGGTTCGCGTGCCACCATGCCAATTCTCAGCAACGTGCTGATCGAAGCAGAGGAGGGGCACATTTCGTTGACGACTACCAATCTCGATCTCGGCATTCGTTGCCGCATCAAAGCAGACGTCTCAGAACCAGGTGGCATCACACTTCCAGTTCGTAAGCTAGCCACGATTATTCGTGAATTGCCTCAAAACGAAGTCTTTATCGAAACCGGCGATAACAACCAAGCCAAGATCACTTCTGGTGGTTCACTCTTCAAAATCATGGGCATCAGCACGGAAGAATTTCCACCGCTGCCATCGTTTGAAAATCGTCACGTCTTTGAGCTCTCTCAGGCTGAAATCGTCAGCATGCTCAAGAGTGTGTCGTATGGCCAATCCAACGACGAAAATCGTTACATCCTCAACGGTGTTTATTTCAACTTTGCAGATGAAAAACTCACTCTAGTCGCCACAGACGGCCGCCGTCTCGCATTGACTGCCCTAGATACTGAAATCAGCGAAGACAACGCAGGTAGCCTTATTCTGCCGGCTAAGACAGTTGCTGAGCTTGAGCGTCTCATGGGCAAAGGTGAGAAGGTGAAGATTGCTTTCAATGATCGCCAAGCAGCTTTTGAAATCGGCATCGACGATGCAGGTGACACGGGTCTGGTAGATCATCTCTACCTAGTCTCGAAGATTGTTGAAGGTAACTACCCGAACTATCGCCAAGTCATACCAAAAGAGACAGAGCATCGCGTCAAAATAGAGCGTGAGCTGATGTTGGAGTGCGTGCACCGTGCCGCCCTGGTCACCAGTGATAAGAGCAACTCAGTGAAGCTGAAGGTTAGCAAAAACCTACTCGAAATTTCCGGTTCAAGTTCTGAATACGGCGAATCCCATGAATCCATGGCGATCGCTTATGATGGTCCTGAAGTTCAGGTCGCATTCAACCCACAGTTCCTCATGGAGCCGTTGAAAGCGCTGACTAAGGATGAAGTGTTTTTTGAGTTCAAGGACGAGTTGAGCCCAGGTCTTTTCAAGACGCTTGATAACTTCATCTGCGTCATCATGCCACTGCGCTTGAACTAA
- a CDS encoding type III pantothenate kinase, translated as MKILSIDVGNTSTHYGLVDGQAVIQTGHFPTRHFIDGPSAEFAAAITLLLEHAEGISFCSVVPDINANLVASVKPFGLPVFHLTHETCRGLKLAYPKPAEIGQDRIANSIAVQEFYGVPAIILDMGTAVTFDIITSVGYEGGIIAPGLAVMTHYLHEQTALLPELSEDDLLNVEGAIGKSTVHAMKLGVAVGFSGMVDALRARVLAELHARGEGEPIVLSTGGSIANLTQDWAQKSLFVEDLTLMGLAVAFKRQQ; from the coding sequence ATGAAAATTTTAAGTATCGATGTCGGTAACACCAGCACCCACTACGGATTAGTGGATGGACAAGCAGTCATCCAAACAGGGCACTTCCCTACGCGTCATTTCATCGACGGGCCCTCCGCAGAGTTTGCTGCAGCCATCACATTGCTACTGGAGCACGCCGAAGGCATCTCCTTTTGCTCAGTGGTGCCCGATATCAATGCCAACCTCGTCGCCAGTGTGAAGCCCTTCGGCCTGCCCGTCTTCCACCTCACACACGAAACGTGCCGTGGACTTAAGTTAGCCTACCCGAAGCCAGCCGAAATCGGCCAAGACCGCATCGCCAACTCCATCGCCGTGCAAGAATTTTACGGCGTGCCCGCTATCATTCTCGACATGGGCACCGCCGTAACTTTCGACATCATTACCAGCGTCGGCTACGAAGGCGGTATCATAGCCCCCGGCCTCGCCGTGATGACGCACTACCTGCACGAGCAAACCGCACTCCTCCCAGAACTCAGCGAGGACGACCTACTCAACGTCGAAGGCGCGATCGGTAAATCTACAGTGCACGCCATGAAACTTGGCGTCGCAGTCGGATTTTCAGGCATGGTCGATGCTCTCCGTGCCCGCGTCCTAGCGGAGCTTCACGCCCGCGGTGAAGGCGAACCCATCGTGCTCTCCACTGGCGGCAGCATCGCCAATCTCACTCAAGACTGGGCACAGAAGAGTTTGTTCGTCGAAGATCTGACCCTCATGGGACTAGCGGTAGCGTTTAAGCGACAGCAGTGA
- a CDS encoding biotin--[acetyl-CoA-carboxylase] ligase — protein sequence MSNDTDYKEAKSTEDEFTILKALLDAPEDYVSGSLLAEQLGVSRPAIHGKLEKLREKNFDVEAVRNRGYRLVKEPEVLHPALIRYYLEAAATEIDVRYFPVIDSTNSEAERQITYATKSPFAIASSCQTKGRGRLGREWYSASADNLYLSVLFEPNIPPQQLQDFTLWAGIYICRALQSFTPKAKLQIKWPNDLHCDGRKFAGMLTEAKMDADSMRSIIFGIGINLNSNPSSFPKELQSIATSLYAINGQEVPINKVAARVLQAVNEAYEACIHDKTTETLPEAWTPLSSLNGKPVTALQGGKEISGIASGIDESGALLLTQPDGSTISIRAGDVTLKKN from the coding sequence ATGAGCAACGACACCGATTATAAAGAAGCGAAAAGCACCGAGGACGAATTCACGATCCTCAAAGCCTTGCTTGATGCGCCCGAAGACTATGTCTCCGGCAGTTTACTCGCCGAACAACTCGGTGTCTCGCGCCCTGCAATCCACGGCAAGCTCGAGAAACTACGTGAAAAGAATTTCGACGTCGAGGCCGTGCGTAACCGCGGCTACCGTCTAGTCAAAGAGCCCGAAGTCCTGCATCCTGCACTGATCCGCTATTACTTAGAAGCGGCGGCCACGGAGATTGATGTGCGCTACTTCCCTGTAATTGACAGCACCAACAGCGAAGCAGAGCGGCAAATTACCTACGCAACCAAGAGCCCCTTCGCCATCGCCTCCAGCTGCCAAACCAAAGGCCGTGGCCGCCTCGGACGTGAATGGTATAGCGCCTCGGCTGATAATCTCTACCTCTCTGTTCTCTTTGAACCCAACATCCCGCCGCAACAACTCCAAGACTTCACGCTCTGGGCAGGCATTTACATTTGCCGCGCACTGCAAAGCTTCACGCCCAAAGCCAAGCTTCAGATCAAGTGGCCCAATGATCTCCACTGCGACGGCCGTAAATTCGCCGGCATGCTCACCGAAGCAAAAATGGACGCCGACAGCATGCGTAGCATCATTTTTGGCATAGGCATTAACCTAAACAGTAATCCATCCAGTTTTCCCAAAGAACTCCAAAGTATCGCCACTAGCCTCTACGCTATCAACGGCCAAGAAGTGCCGATCAACAAAGTCGCTGCCCGTGTGCTGCAAGCTGTCAACGAGGCCTACGAGGCCTGTATCCACGATAAGACTACAGAGACACTCCCTGAAGCCTGGACACCACTTAGTTCCCTGAACGGCAAACCAGTGACCGCTCTCCAAGGCGGCAAAGAGATTTCCGGTATCGCCAGTGGCATCGACGAATCCGGTGCCCTACTACTCACTCAACCAGATGGCAGCACGATTTCGATTCGTGCCGGCGATGTGACTTTAAAAAAGAATTAA
- the nadC gene encoding carboxylating nicotinate-nucleotide diphosphorylase yields MSTERRYTQTDFRTQLTWADLDPDYLRQLVGLAKIEDLAGAGLATRPERLGDVTTALMPEGTTGTAQLTAREPMVICGLGLVQLALDAYGEGCTFEAHVQDGGSLAAGDAIGKLSGPSGPLLQAERIILNFLQHLAGIATETRAYVDALGQSDTVLLDTRKTLPGYRVLQKYAFACGGGYNHRIGLFDRVMLKDNHLAVAGATGGDRLTQTVSLARGACEGLAIEVEVDTLEQIPPVLEAGADIILLDNFSEEALKAAIELIGDSACTEASGGIQIDTLPALGILGLDFISTGAPVHQSTWKDIGLDWL; encoded by the coding sequence ATGTCCACCGAACGTAGATACACACAAACCGACTTTCGCACACAGCTCACCTGGGCCGATCTCGACCCCGACTACTTGCGCCAACTCGTAGGCCTCGCTAAAATCGAAGACCTTGCTGGTGCTGGCCTCGCGACACGGCCAGAACGCCTTGGCGATGTCACCACCGCACTCATGCCCGAAGGCACGACTGGCACTGCCCAACTCACCGCCCGCGAGCCCATGGTCATCTGCGGACTCGGACTCGTGCAGCTCGCACTCGATGCCTACGGCGAAGGCTGCACCTTTGAAGCACACGTGCAAGATGGTGGCAGTCTCGCAGCCGGCGATGCCATAGGCAAACTTTCCGGACCTTCCGGACCGCTGCTGCAAGCCGAACGTATCATCCTCAATTTCCTTCAACACCTCGCCGGTATCGCGACCGAAACACGTGCCTACGTCGATGCACTCGGCCAAAGCGACACCGTGCTACTCGACACACGTAAAACACTGCCTGGCTACCGCGTGCTACAAAAATATGCCTTCGCCTGTGGCGGCGGCTATAACCACCGTATCGGTTTGTTTGATCGTGTCATGCTCAAAGACAACCACCTCGCCGTAGCTGGAGCCACTGGTGGCGACCGTCTCACGCAGACTGTGAGTCTAGCCCGCGGCGCATGCGAAGGCCTAGCGATCGAAGTCGAAGTCGATACGCTAGAGCAAATTCCACCCGTGCTCGAAGCCGGCGCCGACATTATTCTACTCGATAATTTCTCAGAGGAAGCCCTCAAAGCCGCCATTGAACTCATCGGTGACAGCGCCTGCACCGAAGCCAGCGGCGGCATTCAGATCGATACACTTCCGGCACTCGGCATCCTCGGCCTCGACTTCATCTCCACCGGTGCACCCGTGCACCAAAGCACATGGAAGGATATTGGCCTGGATTGGCTGTAA